One region of Salvelinus sp. IW2-2015 linkage group LG6.1, ASM291031v2, whole genome shotgun sequence genomic DNA includes:
- the LOC111964851 gene encoding C-X-C chemokine receptor type 3-2, translating to MDHVNTTTDYYFYEDSYSFSPETGSSQSSGVPCNQDGIMDFTRSYSPVVYSLVFVLALVGNILVLCVLMRYRTSQTGGTCSFSLTDTFLLHLAVSDLLLALTLPLFAVQWAHLWVFGVAACKISGALFSLNRYSGILFLACISFDRYLAIVHAISTGWKRNTCHAQIACALIWTVCFGLSGVDIAFRQVVKVEVGRSGDHQGLLVCQTVFPHSSVQWQVGMPLVNLVLGFGLPLLVMLYCYIRIFRSLCNASRRQKRKSLHLIVSLVSIFVLCWAPYNSFQLAESLKKLGVISGDCQFGRTVDIGILVSESMGLSHCALNPLLYGFVGVKFRRELTRMCKGLLGQRFYPGMNRWGGQRRARRTTGSFSSAESENTSHFSVMA from the exons ATGGATCACGTCAATACAACCACAGATTACTAT TTTTATGAAGACAGCTACAGCTTTTCACCTGAAACAGGCAGTAGCCAATCCAGTGGCGTGCCCTGCAACCAGGATGGCATCATGGACTTCACCCGGAGCTACTCCCCTGTGGTCTACAGCCTGGTGTTTGTGCTGGCGCTGGTGGGTAACATCCTGGTGCTGTGTGTGCTGATGCGCTACCGCACCTCTCAGACAGGTGGGACCTGCTCCTTCTCCCTCACCGACACCTTCCTGCTCCACCTGGCCGTGTCCGACCTCCTGCTGGCCCTCACGCTGCCCCTGTTCGCCGTCCAGTGGGCCCACCTGTGGGTGTTCGGCGTGGCCGCCTGCAAGATTTCCGGAGCCCTGTTCTCTCTGAACCGCTACAGCGGCATCCTGTTCCTGGCCTGCATCAGTTTCGACCGCTACCTAGCCATCGTCCACGCCATCAGCACCGGCTGGAAACGCAACACCTGCCATGCCCAGATTGCCTGTGCCCTCATCTGGACAGTGTGCTTTGGCCTGAGTGGGGTGGACATCGCCTTTAGACAGGTGGTGAAGGTGGAAGTGGGGCGCTCGGGGGATCATCAGGGCTTGCTGGTGTGCCAGACGGTGTTCCCCCAcagctcagtgcagtggcaggTGGGGATGCCGCTAGTCAACTTGGTGCTGGGTTTTGGGCTGCCCCTGCTGGTCATGCTCTACTGCTACATCCGTATCTTCCGCTCCCTTTGCAACGCCTCGCGCCGCCAGAAGAGGAAGTCCCTTCACCTCATCGTCTCCCTGGTGTCCATTTTTGTGCTCTGCTGGGCACCCTACAACTCCTTCCAATTGGCCGAAAGCCTGAAGAAGCTGGGCGTGATTAGTGGAGACTGCCAGTTCGGCCGCACGGTGGACATCGGGATCCTGGTGTCTGAGAGCATGGGGCTGTCACACTGTGCCTTGAACCCGCTGCTGTACGGCTTTGTGGGGGTGAAGTTTAGGAGGGAGCTGACCAGAATGTGTAAGGGGCTGCTGGGACAGAGGTTCTATCCAGGGATGAACAGatggggaggacagaggagagcacgGAGGACCACTGGGTCCTTCAGCTCAGCAGAGAGCGAGAACACCTCCCACTTCTCTGTCATGGCGTGA